From Candidatus Sphingomonas colombiensis, one genomic window encodes:
- a CDS encoding D-arabinono-1,4-lactone oxidase: protein MEWNNWSGSVNARPQAITAPRDEAELRAAILSANKVRVRGAGHSFMPLCATEGTLLDMRDYRATIEIASDRRSVWAPAGWSLARLTEALWAEGLSLINQGDINPQSLAGATATGTHGTGAELGSLSTQVIGFELMLADGSLIQCDEATHPDLYQAQRLSLGLFGVATRIRVNVLPAYYLEERIESRPLGEVAERWAELGSATRHFEFFVFPYADRVIFKTLHPVEGPGDLHRSTDIDERPFRIACEIGRSMPFAIPSLQRLMMRLSSKSTRRVGPAWSIFPADRTIRFEEMEYELPRADGMPTLLEAIGYIRRKRLPVAFPFEFRLVAGDDIWMSPFNRGAGASVSFHQYARMPWRDLFAEIEPVLRGANGRPHWAKRHTLRTADVQALYPRTGDFLKVRAEVDPGAKFVNADLAQLFGIAPGQSR, encoded by the coding sequence ATGGAGTGGAATAACTGGTCGGGAAGCGTCAATGCGCGGCCGCAGGCGATCACCGCCCCGCGCGACGAGGCGGAACTGCGCGCCGCGATCCTTTCGGCAAACAAGGTGCGCGTGCGCGGCGCGGGCCATTCGTTCATGCCATTGTGCGCGACCGAAGGCACCCTGCTCGACATGCGCGATTATCGCGCGACGATCGAGATCGCGTCCGATCGCCGCAGCGTGTGGGCGCCTGCCGGGTGGAGCCTCGCCCGGCTCACCGAAGCCTTGTGGGCGGAGGGGCTGTCGCTGATCAATCAGGGCGATATCAACCCGCAATCGCTCGCCGGGGCGACCGCGACCGGCACGCACGGCACCGGCGCCGAACTCGGCAGCCTGTCGACACAGGTGATCGGCTTCGAGCTGATGTTGGCCGACGGCTCGCTTATCCAGTGTGACGAGGCGACGCATCCCGATCTCTATCAGGCGCAGCGGCTGTCGCTCGGGCTGTTCGGCGTGGCGACGCGCATTCGCGTCAACGTGCTCCCGGCTTATTATCTGGAGGAGCGGATCGAGAGCCGCCCGCTCGGTGAAGTCGCCGAACGCTGGGCGGAACTGGGAAGCGCGACCCGGCATTTCGAGTTTTTCGTTTTCCCTTATGCCGATCGCGTGATCTTCAAGACGCTCCACCCGGTCGAGGGGCCGGGTGACTTGCACCGCAGCACCGATATCGATGAGCGCCCGTTCCGCATCGCGTGCGAGATCGGGCGTTCGATGCCGTTCGCGATTCCGTCGTTGCAACGGCTGATGATGCGGCTGAGCAGCAAGTCGACGCGCCGGGTCGGGCCGGCGTGGAGCATCTTCCCGGCCGATCGCACCATCCGGTTCGAGGAAATGGAATATGAACTGCCCCGCGCGGATGGCATGCCCACCCTGCTGGAGGCGATCGGCTATATCCGGCGGAAGCGGCTGCCGGTCGCCTTTCCGTTCGAATTTCGGCTGGTGGCGGGCGACGATATCTGGATGAGCCCGTTCAATCGCGGCGCGGGCGCGTCGGTGTCGTTCCACCAATATGCGCGCATGCCGTGGCGCGATCTGTTCGCCGAGATCGAGCCGGTGCTGCGCGGCGCCAACGGCCGCCCGCATTGGGCCAAGCGCCACACATTGCGCACCGCGGATGTCCAGGCGCTCTATCCCCGAACGGGGGACTTTCTGAAGGTCCGCGCCGAGGTTGATCCCGGTGCCAAATTCGTCAACGCCGATCTGGCGCAGCTGTTCGGCATCGCGCCCGGCCAATCGAGGTGA
- a CDS encoding helix-turn-helix domain containing protein, translating to MTIAETLPRARKPRAKRPPLATKLRPRQARGQDTFELILETAGQLLERVGFEQLTTNLICQAAGLSPPALYRYFPNKYAVLKELGDRLMRAQDDEVMAWVDAGGLLGDTVEERLAKSLAIHERMATIQREFPGGSAIGRALRAVPVLQDLRFRSRDMVAAHFLKHMREMYPATDPRRLEVVTRMTVELSYAATEMVVEEPDRDADIINREVCLLFAHYFASFS from the coding sequence ATGACCATTGCGGAAACCCTTCCACGCGCGCGCAAGCCACGCGCCAAGCGCCCCCCGCTCGCCACCAAGCTGCGCCCCCGGCAGGCGCGCGGGCAGGATACGTTCGAGCTGATCCTCGAAACCGCGGGGCAATTGCTGGAGCGGGTGGGGTTCGAACAGCTCACCACCAATTTGATCTGTCAGGCGGCAGGGCTCTCGCCGCCCGCGCTCTATCGCTATTTCCCGAACAAATATGCGGTGCTCAAGGAACTGGGCGACCGGCTGATGCGCGCGCAGGATGATGAGGTGATGGCGTGGGTCGATGCAGGCGGCCTGCTCGGCGACACCGTGGAGGAGCGGCTGGCCAAGAGCCTCGCGATCCACGAACGGATGGCGACGATCCAGCGCGAGTTTCCCGGTGGCAGCGCGATCGGCCGCGCGCTGCGCGCGGTGCCGGTGTTGCAGGATCTGCGCTTCCGATCGCGCGACATGGTGGCGGCGCATTTTCTGAAACATATGCGGGAGATGTACCCCGCCACCGATCCGCGCCGGCTGGAGGTCGTCACGCGCATGACGGTCGAACTGAGCTACGCGGCGACCGAGATGGTGGTCGAGGAGCCCGATCGCGACGCCGATATCATCAACAGGGAAGTATGCCTGCTGTTCGCGCACTATTTCGCGAGCTTCAGCTAG